The Arcobacter arenosus DNA segment ACATATAAAGTAATGGTAATTCGATAACTAATCCACCTGTTTTATCATTTATTTGTAATAAATCAGAAAAGTGAACTAAATAAATAGCAAATCCCATCGTTACTGCAAATATTAAACTACTAATTCTAGTGTATAATCCAATAATTATTAGTAAAGGAACAATAATCTCACCTAAATATACACCATAAGCTAAAAAAGCTGGAAAGCCTGATTTTACAACTAAAGCTTCAATTCCACTAATACCAAACATGGCTTTTTTATAACCATGAAATATCATTAAAAATCCTAGTGCAACTCTTAAAATTAATTTACCTAAATCGGCACTTAGAACTCGTCCTAAATAGTTTTCTAAACTGTTCATTGTTAAACTCCTTCATAACATCGAATTATAGTGCAAATAAGTTTATATTACTACTAATTAGTATGAAACTAAATAAAAAAGTTGTATAATTTCAAAAAAATAAAAGAAGTAGAAATGAACATATTTAAAGAACTTTTAGAAAAACAAAAAGCAATAATACTTGATGGAGCTTTAGGTACTCAAGTTCAGAAAAACGGTTATGATGTAAATGATTCATTGTGGTCTGCAAAGTTTTTAGATGAAAATCCAGAGGTTATAAAAGAGGTACATAGACAATACTTAGAAGCAGGAGCAGACTGTATAATTACCTCTTCATATCAAGCAAGTATTGAAGGTTTTTTAGAAAAAGGTTTTAGTGAAGAAAAAGCTGTTGATCTTATAAAACTTTCAATCAATATTGCAAAAGAGGAAAGGGATATCTTCTGGGCAAACTTAGAAGATAAAAATAAAAGAATAAAACCACTTGTAGCAGCTTCAATTGGACCATATGGAGCCTATTTAGCCGACGGTTCTGAGTATACTGGAGATTATGGGATAGGTGATGAAGAACTAAAACAATTTCATAAAAAGAGGTTGGAAATTATACTTGAAACTTCACCTGATTTACTTGCAATTGAAACTATTCCTATATTAAAAGAGGTAAAAATAATTTGTGAACTTTTAAAGGAATTGAAAAAAATACCAACGTGGGTTACCTTTAGTGCAAAAAACGAAAGTACTACAAATGGAGGTGATGATATAAAAGAGTGTATGAAATTTTTAGAAAATCAAGATTGTGTAAGTGCTGTTGGAATAAACTGCACAGCCCCTCAATATATTCCAAAACTTATTGAAAATATAAAATCAGTTAGTTCTAAACCAATAGTAGTTTATCCAAATGGAGGCTCTAAATATAATCCTATACTAAAGGTGTGGGAAAAAGGTGAGATAAGTGCACTTGAGTATTCAAAACTTTCTCTTTTGTGGTTTCAAAAAGGAGCTAAAATAATAGGTG contains these protein-coding regions:
- a CDS encoding DoxX family protein — protein: MNSLENYLGRVLSADLGKLILRVALGFLMIFHGYKKAMFGISGIEALVVKSGFPAFLAYGVYLGEIIVPLLIIIGLYTRISSLIFAVTMGFAIYLVHFSDLLQINDKTGGLVIELPLLYMLCAIALMFIGAGKYSIDKK
- the mmuM gene encoding homocysteine S-methyltransferase, with product MNIFKELLEKQKAIILDGALGTQVQKNGYDVNDSLWSAKFLDENPEVIKEVHRQYLEAGADCIITSSYQASIEGFLEKGFSEEKAVDLIKLSINIAKEERDIFWANLEDKNKRIKPLVAASIGPYGAYLADGSEYTGDYGIGDEELKQFHKKRLEIILETSPDLLAIETIPILKEVKIICELLKELKKIPTWVTFSAKNESTTNGGDDIKECMKFLENQDCVSAVGINCTAPQYIPKLIENIKSVSSKPIVVYPNGGSKYNPILKVWEKGEISALEYSKLSLLWFQKGAKIIGGCCETSPEEILNIRERLL